Part of the Pieris napi chromosome 6, ilPieNapi1.2, whole genome shotgun sequence genome, ATGAAGCAGATCACAGCACACATCAAATAGACATAGAGAGCTTTCCATGGCGAGATTACACCTCGACAGCGACGAACATCGAACAATCAAAGCCGACACGTGTCGCGTTGCCCACGCTAAGAGCTGGTAACAAATGGGCATCGCGACAGAAGTATTGAGTGTCGAAGAGGCGCGTACTCACGCGCATGCCCTCCCATCTGGAGACAGCACGGAGGGGTCGTAGAGCTCGCAAAGTGCGCATGGACCGAAACGCTGGGATGTCGTCCGCTCCGGCCATCACCGCTCCGTGGTTAACGAGTGACAACTACCGTCATTAAATTAGTACGATAATACAAACTATATCTTACGTACATTTGCCTTTGATAAGAATAAAGAACATGAAGTAAATGTACTTTAGACTTTGGTAGTCGAATCGACAGTTACGATCCATACATACTAagcttataattatataaaaaaagccgATAATTTACCATGACAATTATGAAATCGAGCCAGCACCAGGCGTTGGTGAAGTACTTCTGAAATCCGAGAGCTAACCATTTGATTAACATCTCAATAAAGAATATTACAGTGAATATACGATCCATGTAATATAAGATGTCTTGAAGAATTGGTCGATGTGGTAGATGGACATCTTCTAACGCCTAAAAACaagatttaagtaaataataacatatttaatatagtaaaaaaatacggGGATAAAGCTCAATTACCAATGCCAAACTACTAAGTAAAATCATTGTTATCACAGCCGTTTCGAAATAGGTATTTTCTATTAATCGAAAGGTTTTCAGTCTAAGGGTTGCCCAGCCTTGCCAAAATGGAGACTCGTCATCTCCGGCTAAGAAGGGGAAGCGCGCATAGCAAGGTTCTGGACAACAGTCCGCTGGTGTGAGATCCACTACATCCTCGTCTGCGGCCAcctttatatctatttttgctAAGCCATCAAGTTTTCCATCCTCCTCGTCTTCAATCATttctataaagaaatattcgGTTATGAAACAAACATATATTCTAACGGCATACAATACATGCCGGTAGTCAAACGAGGAGACTATTTATATACCTTCTTCTAAACCTAATTCTTCTTTACTTGCGTCTTTCTTTTCTTCTCCGTCTATCGTATCCGCAGATCCTTTATGACTTTCGTCTTTAAATGATCTTATTTTATGACTACCATAAGATTTTTGACTTATTGTATCATCATCctgaaaattcaaatatttggaATATAATCGgatacatacaatataaatttggGTTTAATAAGAAAGTAGGGACCTGTATCGGATAACCATGATGATTTATATCACTGTTTATTCGATTGTCAGTATGATTATCCGTTATAGCATTGATATTATTCATCAATATATtcccttttttatatttattgtcacCTGGAAAATAGAGTTTAGTTTCAATTTATATGAGTTCATATGcacgttttaatttaaatagtctTTCATACCTGGTATCGTAAATTCCATTCCGTCACCTATAGCTACCTCCACTTGATCTTTTAGTTTCTTGTCTTTGAATAAAACCCCATCTTCGATATCGGCACCTAATTCCAGTTCATTGTCGACTCGTTCTGAAGAAACACAGCGGGCACATAATGCCGCCTTTAAGCCTACATCCGTGCGTCATTTGTCGCCGCCAACAGCCAAGCATAGAATAGAGATCAGgacaaaattttgtaaataattgcCGAATTTGATACAACTCCTGtgattattattgtgttaagCATGTGTGATgtcttgaatatttaaatatatttacttacataTTTATCAAATGCTCAAAAGCTAAAACTtcgatttttttgtttgattgaaTTTAACGACTATATAGTTTacgatataaatattttttatcatatcacTTAGACCTAACATTTAAcacaaattaacaataaaaatgtaatagtaATAAACACAGCATGCACAACAAACAAAGCtagtatagtatataatacataCTACTGTAATACATATGGATATAATATATGAAGcgaatatactaaatatactGTATGGAGGTAAGAGTGTATCGGGAATATTATAGAGGACAGCTCTACACTTGACTGCTAGGGCACAAGCAACGCACAGTGTTAACAATAACAACCATTGCATGTCATGCTTTATTGTATACATCGATTTATATGATTTGTTACTTTAACACATATAACACACGGATTAATGTAATTGACTATTTATCCTGAAATACAATGAAATTACACACAACATTCAAAATGTCTACTATAAACTCACCTGGAGCGTGAATAGCAATCTGATTCGTCAATTTGCTTTtgactatttttaaaacatcggCTGCGTTTTTTTTGACCCAATCGATAAACCGGGATATTCTATTAAAAGCCTCCGCGATTTTGTTCGTGTCCTGATCGGCTGTTGGCGTCGATAGACTCGAGGAACCAAAATTTGACAGTAAGAGGGCCAAGAAGAGGTTAAGTACCTGGAATTCGATAAATGTTAAACGCATTCAATTGCTTTATGTGTACTTATTTCTAGATCATAAAACATACCACAAGATTGCCAATAACGACCGTTGCCAAGAAGAAAGGTATACAAGAAACATCTCCAACCAGCATGCAATCCCACATACTCTCTATCCATTCTCCACATAATACTCGGAATACTATCATGAAACTGTGCATGAAATCCGTGAAGTTCCACCTTGGGAGCTCTCCACCAGGAAAACGGTCTACGTAATCTGTATACGTGATAATCGTTCGTCAATAATGAGTTTATAAATagtactataatttttaatcgatcaaaacaatatttttaattcaatgtaaaaaagtttaatttataactgattttaaaaatattaatcgtTAGACTGATTCaagaatattaacataaaagaaataaattttgcattaaatatagaaaattttaaatgtcgCTTAAAACTTTGCTTGTATAAAACATTGTTAATAGGTTAGAtcctaattaaaattaaagcgCTTACGAAAATTGCATATTACGCAGAAGAATCAgaacgtaatttaaaatatttggcaATTAATAGCAAGCCATCTTGCAACATGCCTCTGGGAATTGCAATTTAAAACAGGAAACCTGCATATCTTTTGCTCAGCATACagccatattaaaaaaatattgttacctttatgaaaaatacatacaacataacaaatatatatacaacaaagatataataactttaaattagatCATGCATAGAGGCCTTCTACTTAAAAGGGGCAAACATTTAACAAGTAATCGTATATTTAAGGTTATTACAAGGCACTAATGAAAAATGAACATTAAGATGTACAATGAGAAGATGAATTATAACTGATAGGAAGCTAGCTTAAACGTTTCACAAGTGAGGCGCCATCGCTAAGGGGCAGCAATAGATACATACAATAGTTAGTCTAGCTCACGTGGGGTCGCAATTCACAACGACGTTTGCCAATCAAACAACATGAGCATAACAGTGTGACGCACATCAACACAATGAGCTCTAGACAATCTGACGGCGATCCTACCTAAAGCGTGGACTATtcgaattttgaaaatttaatttacattccACACTTTAGCAATTTCAGTGAATATATTTCGCGATGATTTTACCGTGTCAACCCGAGCGACTTATGTTTTCATTACCCAAAGAGAATTTTTCTGACAGTTCGATgcttgaaataaattcactgGACCGAATCGCCGCATCAACAACGTCCAATATAACATCGAACATGCACCACTCCCACCGATCACCACTTACCCACATAATTTTTCCCGAATAGTTGCATACCCATCACggcaaatatgaaaataatgatGCACAATACGAAGGTCAGGTTGCCCAAGGCACCCATCGTCCTACCCATTATAGAGATGAGTAAATTAAGAGTCGGCCATGACTTTGCCAATTTGAATACTCGAAGCTGCAATTATAAATTGTGAAACAAGGCGTCACACAAGCTCGCTTGCCGGCGCATCACCTATGCTACAGCGGCCTCTGAAGACCTATGAGCACTCAGCACGCGCCGTCGTGAGTGATTACAGGTCTGAACTCTGACTAATATTAGCGGAATGTGTGCTACAATATCTCTCCGATTATGTGCATTTATATTGATTCATGAGTGGGATATATGTTGACTATTGTCTATTATTGCGTTTACTACGTTTTGGGAGAGCGTTTtgattgatattattttacgatCCATAGATCGTACTTGTGTTATTCCTATCCTTAAAGTGACATAGATCCCATCAGTAATAGATCTGATGCAATACCCTTCGTAAGCGAAGCTGCATGTCATTTCTATTTTACTCAATGCAAAGCTTAATAGTTATGATTGTAAGCGTGATAGCCTTATAACGTTTATCGTTTAGGCTCTTTGTGAGCCATTCCGTGTTATAAAGCCACAGCATAACTGAATGttccttaaaaataatattcaatcaAAGCCCTGTGTTCGACAGTCGATAGTGTAAAGCTGAATAAGAATTGATAACTAAGGCTTATATGTTCTTAGAGATGCtaaattgtttttcaattgaaCCTGTGTAGTTCTTCCCAAACAACTGCATCCCCATCACGGcaaatatgaatataatgaTGCAAAGTACAAAGGTCAAGTTCCCTAAAGCTCCCACAGTCCTACCCATTATGGATATTATAAGGTTTAGCGCCGGCCAAGACTTAGCCAGTTTAAATACACGTagctgaaaatattttaggaaATGTAAGAACATAAACATGACGTATAACGAAGAAAGTAGGTAGCGGTGAAAGCACCAGCTGTTATTACAAATACCTGAAATTGTCTGTAAATTACTTCCTGTTAAAATGGTTATCGCCattattttcaaatcaaaCCGTATGTTAGATACATAattagtataaattaatattgattagCACTTACCAATCGGAATGAACGTAATACTGACAAACCCTGAACTCCTTCCAGTCCTAATTCCAATAATGATAAGGCCACAATGATAAAGTCAAAAATGTTCCATCCTTCTTGAAAGTAAAATTTGGGACTCATTGCTATTAATTTTAGCATCGCTTCAATACCGAATGTAGCAGTGAAAAACTGGAAACGATATAATccaatttttacatattttcaataagacgcaatattaattttctcttCAGCATGgacaatttagtttaaaaactcTGGGGGTCTAAAACTACAACTGGATACTTACATAATTACCACTTTTCAACGCTCTTTCCATATCTTTGTCCATGTCGTGATGATCCAGTGCCATAAACAGAGTATTGACCACGATACACAACGTGATGAACAGTTCTACAAACGGATCGAACACCAAAAGCGCGACGTATTTCTGAAACTCCAGCCATAGCCAGCAGCAATCCCACACACAGAAGAAGTCTATCCCTTTCATGAGCCACTCCAGGAGTCTCTCCTTGAAGGTGGGCCCTTCATCGTCATCTTCAGCTGTTGAGAAGTAGTATACTGACACTGTTGTGTCACGTTTACCGGAGTGTGTGTGGTGTGAGGAgagacaaaaaataaacatggtTAGTATTCGCTCATTATTTTGAGTAGCCAAAAACCGAATACACATAGCCAATACTACTTAgcaatattcatattttttgaattttattggCTGTCATTTATCTCTCGTGGTTCAACTGTTCAAGATTATGGTATGGCTTGAACTACGTGCTAGGATTGtgcttaaaataaagaaaattttcacacgAGATCACATCTCATTTTCTGCAAAGCGAGtcactatattttatactactgTACTGCAATGATCTATTAATGATTCATTTCCCTTTAATAGTAAATCAAgtcaaaaaatatgaatatcgAGATTTTGATTTTACATGGATAGCAGAAGCGCATCAAATCGCGTCTACACCGTACAAAatagattttactaaattatcGCTTTTAGAACACTAAGTGACATTtgttaatgattttaaataaatggtgATAATTGCTATGTTCAtgcaattcaattaaatacgtgggatttaatatatattttgtgcaACACGTGCATGGCTACGGTTAGCataaatgttaaaacaatgggaaaaaaattatataaaagggTAAGCGTAAGACTTGAGACGGAAtgcaaaacaaaagaaagtgGTATTTGTGTAGTTTGACAGGACAGTGAAGGTGCTTCATTAGGCTtctaaacaatataaatgaCACCCaatgtttatgtatttttgccaATTATGCATTTTTGCATAATGAGCAAATACCGCAGTGTATACTGTTGAATGTTCAGTGTGAAAAGTGTTAGTAGTTTGTGTATTAAAAGCGAACAGTTTGTATAAaatgtacaaataaaaacaagacaACGGACAAGACAGCTGATACAATAGACAAGACAAACGTTAAGTTAACACAGACATAAAATGCTTTACTTTTACCATGTACGCATTGGACTCTATTTTATAGAGCTAgatcatacaaatatatttaatggcCGATAGTTAATTGATATTGATGGCCCTTTATAGTCCCAATGCATACATGgctttgttaattaattagtatttatatatatatatatacacacattttatttattagaaacgtaCCATTTTGCTCGCTCGCTCTACTTTGCCTTCCAGCTTgttcaattatttcatttagtaCCATAACATctgaaatacatatacatgATCGATAAACTGTCGTAAAAAATCAAccatattgtttttgatattggttataataatatatgcaaacgggcaggagactcacctaatgttaagtgatacatggacactcacattgccagaaggctcgcaagtgcgttgccgaccttttaagaattggtatgctcttttcttgaaggaccctacgTCGAATTCATTCGGAAATAATTCAATGGGCAGCTAACATTCTCAACATCTTCGTATCttcgtttaaatttttatataaataattacaaattaccATTTTACCAAACAGAAACTTAAAAGGACCAGTCCCCCATGCCgttaatagtaaaatataaatagtaatattcaTACCTCTCATATCAACGACATTTGGCTGCTGCGATGTCGCAATGAACGGATTATCATTCGACTGTTTTAGAACTTTGCCAGCCTCGTCTGTACATTCTGTTGTACTAACTTCctgaaattgttaaaaatctccttatatttcaataaaagctAGCAATATTCGCTAATAACAATGGAAAGTGCTTTCAGCAGCAATATATCATCATTATGACAGTGTACGATAATGAAACAACTTGTGAGATATGTAAGTGTGTCACGCTTGCAAATAATTAGTCGACGCTTATAACAAAAGAATGATAAGCTCATACATATTCTTTTAATGGTCGAGATACCAGCGACGACTCTTGTCTGGGCAGCGCGTAGGCGTGAGGTTGGGAAGTAATGCTGTGGTTCCTGGACGCTGATCGACCTCTGAGTTTGGCCTCCTTGGTTTGAGCTTTTCCCCCTAAGAGATCGCCGTGCGACGTGTATGACAGCCTAGACTGGTGTGATGTATAGGAGGAATGTCTGGATCCTAAAACATGTAATAAACGCCTCAGTGACAGTTGCAACTGTCAGAATTCCATCATATAAGAAAGGTAAATTGTACACTTCAAAGAAAATGACACCAAATGTGATCTAGATAATGATAACATACCCAAGTTCGCATAATAGACTGGTATTATAATAGCGCCGTTCTCCTCTGACATAGGCGTAACTGCATTTGAGTCATCAGCATAAGGCAAATGTTCCTGTGCGTCCAAGTATGTTGATAAAACAAGTGGTTTCCGATCGGCTCCCGGTGGATACCTATTCCTCCCGTTTGGCCTTAACGCCATTTGATGAGAGCCTCGGGAACCACGTCGTAAATTGAACGGTGATCCAGGTAGTGACAAGGAAGCCTGAAGTCACACacatagtaatatttattttataacaaattccTTAAACCTACTAAGTACTTTTTgaaactattaaaatttttctttaacctttcttcCTTCTAGAAACTTTCATTTGGATTCGAGTTATACTAATATTTGATCATTTAACGAAATCAACTTCCTCAATTCAGATCGAGTGAAAATGTCATGGAAACTGATCACTACTTGATTTGTACTCGCAGAGGCTTTGTCTGatcgtaattaaattaattatcaagAAATATATCCTACAAATCTTTCATGTGCTAATAAACAAGTAGAAGGCGAAAAAAATACATGAATGGAAACTCGAAAGTTTgggataaaataattacaaaagtgCTGGAGGTGTCTCAATGCATCAAAACATATGCATACATGATTTAATGCTAGCGAACTGACACGATTTGGTGCAATAAGACATTAAGACAACAAGACTAATAGCGGaatataaggacaagaaaAGGTATATAGTTTAGAACATCAAAAGGAAGGAAGGGGATCACAAACACCAATGAAGAAGAGGACAAACCTGTGAGCCCTCCCGCAGTGGCCCATACGACAACTGTCCATATTTATTAATGCGTTCAGGATGGGGGACCTTTAATGCATAGAAAAtacactttttaatttatttccgaCTTACTACTATTTTAAGACATAGATCACTATGACTAGGATAGATAATAAGGAACGATATTGGAATAAAGGGATTGTAGCAGCGTCCAAGCagtaaagtaataaatgttaacgATCTACGGCGGTGCTAGAACGATATAGAGTAAACATAAACGATGGATGCAGATTAATTCATATGATAACGATACtgaataaaaagaaaagcGTTAGCATTGACCAAAAGCATCAGTTAGTCTcgtaactttgtttataaacacATGAAGTATTGACGGCCATAAGACGTACATGCACTCTCGCATCTTCTAATCCATCTGAGCTATCATCTATGGTCTATAGTCATGAAGACTTGTTAATTTCTTTCTGTGAAAGCCTCTGCCCGTCTGTCATCGAATTGAggaattaatgtttaaatatttgaagtagatattttaatgacaaaataGTTATGTTGACCGAACCTACCTCTGCTCGGTGTTAGTCTCAGCTCGGCCGCTTCGATCGCTCACAAAATGAAAGAAACAATCTAACATGACAATAGATTATTTCTccaatagtatttaattttaataaaaatatgaccTTTATTAGTCTTAATAATGGTACTGATTAAGTTGGTGATTGATATAAATCAAGTATTGTATTacgaaatactttttaaaatattattggagATTAATATAACCTATGATGCAAACGCTCTAATGAAGTGTCAGATTAGATGAATTATGACCATGCCTacaatgtaatttttcaacaaattaaaacaaatatataataatctaatgcatgttcttaaattaaaatgtatacaagTAATAAATGTTCAGTTTCATGCCTTAATTGTGATCTGTTTGAGGAAATAAGAAGAGTTAGTCGCTGCAAGCGTAATGATtgcaaaaagtaatttaaaataaatgaaaagacCATCTAATAGCATGCCTCGAaaccaaatttaaacaaaccaCAGTGTTCATAGAGTTAAAATAACCGTGTAGTAATTTTCGTAAgagaacaaattaaatatttaatagacaAACATTCAGatatgaaaacaaatttattgcaaaaaaattaaaagtgttttttggAAGTGTTCCTTTcgaaattatatgaaaaatcaTATCTGCATACTTTAAGAAAATATCGACATTGAAAAGGACAGACACAAAATCAAAGCTCAGCGTTagacacatttaaacataatcTTTTCAACTTGATATAACTTgtgcaaatataatttataatgttttttacttaatatactaattattGTAAGTGCAAAAAAGCCGAGTGATTATTATCAAGTTGAAAAGAAATAACTCAGCCGacaatgatttaattaaatataaaaattgaaaaagtcTCAGCGGCAAGATTAATccatcattaattaaaaacctttATCGAGTAGTACTACAAATAAAGCTCATCTCTTAATGATTCTTACGTATCTTAATGATGTTCTTAGTTCAATATCAACacttaaaagtatattttttatcctgataccttttcatttataatattaatctaaagatattataataaaatatttaactttagcTAGATTTTATTGAACCAGCACTACGTATTTTTGGAAATTGTAAAAATTGCCACAGTTAGCAAATTAgtttcgtaaaataaaaatcactgtCAGCAGAGATATCACGCGTGGGTCTTATACTCACCATGCTGACCTTCCTCTGCCGGCGTGCTGTGTCGTGGTGGGTGTCGTTGGCAGGCTTGTGCGTGGGCTGAGTGCTCACCGAATCCTGGAAGGGGTCGCTACGAAGGGACATGCGTTCCCTCGTATTGTCATCCTGATTGCCCCTCTCCTGGTTCACGAACAACTCGTAGCTCTGGCAGGAGAAGTCACTGGGAGACTTGGCAGGATGTGCTTCGGCGTATGCGGCTGCTTCCGCAGCGGCGGCTTGCTCGCGAGCGTGTTGTTCTCTCGCTTCTTGTTTATCCGCTCGAGCCGCTGCCTTTTGTTCCGCTTCCTAATGCAAAAATCAAATACCGTTTAAATTTGTACAAAGTtgaagtttaaaatatattaaacaatgaaaatatatagccatatatataacaaaacgaaatacacattaattaaacatatgtCACTTAGATTAAATCTTGTTTGCTTACCCTTAGTGCTTCTTCTTCAGCCTGCTCTTCCTCCTCTGCTTTCTTCTGCAACTCGTCGTATGACATGGCGACGATAGCCAAGATCAAGTTCACGAGATAGAAAGAGCCGAGGAAAATGATCACAACGAAGAACAGCACGTGCCATGAACCAGCAGACCTTAGAACCTGAATAATTGTGAACAAACGTAAATAATTTCACATTACTGTGGTTGTGAGTGATCTATTGATATATGTATTCGGTGGAGTCTTACTATTAATGGCAAAATCTTGTACCCACGAAACGATACATTTACAATTACagtattttctattatattcctattatattaataataacaatattttaattgaatttttgacAACTAGAAACaactttgaataaattaacgaTTTTTTTGCGATTTATTagcaaacatattattatattaacgtCATTTAGCAGCagttaaatatctttaaatttcGACAAAATAACGACATTTTTGACCTTTAGATTTAGGGACGGAATGttacaattgtttttaatcaactaTGATTCAATTAGTTTCGTAACCTTCACCCtcaaaatttagaaaatattccAGGCAATAATGTTATAAACTTACCAGCTGATATAAGTTTTCCCAGTAATCTTGCGTCATCAATCTGAAAGCTGATAGAAACGCCCAACCGAACGTGTCGAAACTCGTGTAGCCGTAGTTTGGGTTTGGTCCGTACCCTTGTAAACATATGTAGCCTGGTTCACATGTTCTGCAAACAAAAGTAAATCGTTTTATATtctcaaataaattaactgGAATTCTCCGAAACACAAAGACCACCTTATGAGGCATGGCTTACTTTGGCCTATGAGGGAACAAACTACATACAACATTTGAGATTAGAGTTACTAAGtgaagttattttatattacgggaaataaaaaaaaacaagcaaAAGATCGATTGCAACGTTACCGTCTACTGATCATTTAGCTCACAAAAGTAGTCTTGGATGTATGTCTGTTTagagttattaataaatcgcTTGAATGCAAAGGGCATTTATCGATATAGATTTATAAGTCGTGATTTTATAAGGGAATTACTACAACGTTGAGGCGCAATCTTCCATTCCTGAAGCTGAGGTGCTCATGTGTTTGTGGGCAAAAATTGATAGTGAGGTTGTAATATTTGACATCTCATTATCAAGTTAAGCCCACAGACAGATGATTTACGAGTGAATAAGCACAGAAAAATATACACGTCCCATTAtaatcttataataatatagatcaTGTTTCTATTACAATCTTCTTTTAGGTATCTGTGTGctcttttttggcaaaggcctcctccaaatcccgccattcctcTTTGCACTGTGCTACTCTCTGCCATCTTTCACCtgcttttctttaatttgttccatccaccttctaagttgtcttcctcttttccgTTTGCTGTACCATGGGCACCGGTTTAGTACTTTTTTGCTCAAGTTTCTGTGCCTCTTGCCATGTGCCCATTACCACTTTCGTTTATTTCTTCTTATTGTAACATCTGTTACCTTGTTTTTCTTAAagctgtattatttattttgtgtattcTTTTCTTCCCTATCAGACATCGTTCCATCGATGTTTGGTACACCTGTATCTTTATATGCTGAACACGTCTCATTATAAACTAAGGggttttttaatcttttaatcAACATAAAACACAAAACATCTCAAAATAGTAGAAATTGCTTTAGTCTAGACTTATAAATACACCTTATAGACACTGAACATGCAACATACCCTGCTCCTGATGAGTTCCCGCATAATGGATAGTCGTCATTTTCACTATACCAGTtcgctaaaataaaatatgtgagtaaatatatatcacaAAGGAAATACATGTCAGTTATAAACAGATATCTTACTTTCGTTTTGACAAAATCTCTCCCAATTCTCATCAGTCAAGTTGCCCCAACTGCCGTCTTCGGGGAATACCTTTACACATTTCTGCGTTAACACTCCCATGTAGATTTGTAGGCCCATTAACGCAAATACAGATAGGGAGAACATTGTCAAAATAATCACGTCGCGAAGATTTTTCACAGACTCTATGACAGCACCAACGATAGTCTTCAACCCTGAGGAGTAATCGGACTTGTTATATGAACATTTTAAAGGTGCACACGCTTCAAACCTCTAGTACTTACGTAGCTCCTGGGACTTAGATATTTCATTTCAAACTGCTAGAACTACTGAATCTATTTCAATTACACTAAACATATATTACTAAAGTAATAGTAGCACAAGGAATTACCCGGTACGATGGCCACAGTCTTCAGCGCTCGGAGAACTCTGAACGTTCTAAGAGCGGCCAAGTTGCCGAGATCTATGCCCATCGTCACATAACTGCAACACACACCCCACACGACGGCTAGGTTAATATAACTAACTACTTTGTCTAAACATTTACTAGTTACAATT contains:
- the LOC125050382 gene encoding sodium channel protein para isoform X3, giving the protein MSEDLDSISEEEQSLFRPFTRESLAVIEARIAEEHAKQKELEKKRAEGETDLGRTKKKKEVRYDDEDEDEGPQPDATLEQGLPLPVRMQGSFPAELSSTPLEDIDPFYQNQTTFVVISKGRDIFRFSATDALWMLDPFNPIRRVAIYILVHPLFSLFIITTILVNCILMIMPTTPTVESTEVIFTGIYTFESAVKVMARGFILQPFTYLRDAWNWLDFVVIALAYVTMGIDLGNLAALRTFRVLRALKTVAIVPGLKTIVGAVIESVKNLRDVIILTMFSLSVFALMGLQIYMGVLTQKCVKVFPEDGSWGNLTDENWERFCQNETNWYSENDDYPLCGNSSGAGTCEPGYICLQGYGPNPNYGYTSFDTFGWAFLSAFRLMTQDYWENLYQLVLRSAGSWHVLFFVVIIFLGSFYLVNLILAIVAMSYDELQKKAEEEEQAEEEALREAEQKAAARADKQEAREQHAREQAAAAEAAAYAEAHPAKSPSDFSCQSYELFVNQERGNQDDNTRERMSLRSDPFQDSVSTQPTHKPANDTHHDTARRQRKVSMVPHPERINKYGQLSYGPLREGSQASLSLPGSPFNLRRGSRGSHQMALRPNGRNRYPPGADRKPLVLSTYLDAQEHLPYADDSNAVTPMSEENGAIIIPVYYANLGSRHSSYTSHQSRLSYTSHGDLLGGKAQTKEAKLRGRSASRNHSITSQPHAYALPRQESSLVSRPLKEYEVSTTECTDEAGKVLKQSNDNPFIATSQQPNVVDMRDVMVLNEIIEQAGRQSRASEQNAEDDDEGPTFKERLLEWLMKGIDFFCVWDCCWLWLEFQKYVALLVFDPFVELFITLCIVVNTLFMALDHHDMDKDMERALKSGNYFFTATFGIEAMLKLIAMSPKFYFQEGWNIFDFIIVALSLLELGLEGVQGLSVLRSFRLLRVFKLAKSWPTLNLLISIMGRTMGALGNLTFVLCIIIFIFAVMGMQLFGKNYVDYVDRFPGGELPRWNFTDFMHSFMIVFRVLCGEWIESMWDCMLVGDVSCIPFFLATVVIGNLVVLNLFLALLLSNFGSSSLSTPTADQDTNKIAEAFNRISRFIDWVKKNAADVLKIVKSKLTNQIAIHAPGLKAALCARCVSSERVDNELELGADIEDGVLFKDKKLKDQVEVAIGDGMEFTIPGDNKYKKGNILMNNINAITDNHTDNRINSDINHHGYPIQDDDTISQKSYGSHKIRSFKDESHKGSADTIDGEEKKDASKEELGLEEEMIEDEEDGKLDGLAKIDIKVAADEDVVDLTPADCCPEPCYARFPFLAGDDESPFWQGWATLRLKTFRLIENTYFETAVITMILLSSLALALEDVHLPHRPILQDILYYMDRIFTVIFFIEMLIKWLALGFQKYFTNAWCWLDFIIVMVSLINFVAALCGAGGIQAFKTMRTLRALRPLRAMSRMQGMRVVVNALVQAIPSIFNVLLVCLIFWLIFAIMGVQLFAGKYFKCVDMNHTTLSHEIIPDRNACILENYTWENSPMNFDHVGKAYLCLFQVATFKGWIQIMNDAIDSREVGRQPIRETNIYMYLYFVFFIIFGSFFTLNLFIGVIIDNFNEQKKKAGGSLEMFMTEDQKKYYNAMKKMGSKKPLKAIPRPRWRPQAIVFEIVTDKKFDMIIMLFIGFNMLTMTLDHYQQTETFSQILDYLNMIFIVIFSSECLLKIFALRYHYFVEPWNLFDFVVVMFSILSLVLSDIIEKYFVSPTLLRVVRVAKVGRVLRLVKGAKGIRTLLFALAMSLPALFNICLLLFLVMFIFAIFGMSFFMHVKNKGGLDDVYNFKTFVQSMILLFQMSTSAGWDGVLDGIINEEECDLPDNERGYPGNCGSATIGITYLLSYLVISFLIVINMYIAVILENYSQATEDVQEGLTDDDYDMYYEIWQRFDPEGTQYIRYEQLSDFLDVLEPPLQIHKPNKYKIISMDIPICRGDMMFCVDILDALTKDFFARKGNPIEEPGDIVGRPGEVGYEPVSSTLWRQREEYCARLIQHAWRRHRRAHSPAGEGVGGDGSGGEGSAGGAETAVLLDSSGGSAHRVVLQGGGDAPRPPEPAPPPAPV